The proteins below come from a single Mucilaginibacter mali genomic window:
- a CDS encoding redoxin family protein, whose product MPMLTRRMFTCFSFLLLLIYTSAFAVDDHKTMAIGSSAPDFYLRGVNGKMYSLASFKSAKVLVVIFMCNHCPTSQAYEERVIKLTNDYAGKGVRVVAINPNNPKALRLDELGYSDVGDSFADMKIRARDKHFNFPYLYDGATEITSKKFGPTSTPHVFIFDKQRKLRYNGRIDDMEDPAKTPTSLDARDAIDALLAGKEIAVPVTKTFGCSVKWAEKRDWIKKATITWANEPVKLDTININGIKHLLESKTGKLRLINIWATWCSPCVAEFSDLVTINHMYRDRGLEFVSITTDDLSARDKAYKFLQRKQASGKNYIYTGDNKYKMIEAIDPKWSGALPYTMLVNPNGKVVYQHQGMIDAEKLKKTIFNDPLIGRIYK is encoded by the coding sequence ATACCAGCGCATTTGCCGTTGACGATCATAAAACAATGGCTATCGGTTCTTCAGCACCCGACTTTTACCTGCGTGGTGTCAATGGTAAAATGTACAGTTTAGCTTCATTTAAAAGTGCTAAAGTATTGGTAGTGATATTCATGTGCAATCACTGTCCTACATCGCAAGCTTATGAGGAGCGTGTTATAAAACTGACTAACGACTATGCTGGCAAAGGGGTTAGGGTTGTAGCCATCAATCCTAACAACCCCAAAGCATTACGCCTGGATGAGTTAGGTTACAGCGATGTAGGCGACTCGTTTGCCGATATGAAGATCCGTGCGCGGGATAAGCATTTCAACTTTCCGTACCTGTATGATGGCGCTACCGAGATCACTTCTAAAAAATTTGGCCCTACATCTACACCACACGTCTTTATTTTCGATAAACAACGTAAACTGCGCTATAATGGCCGCATCGACGATATGGAAGACCCCGCTAAAACGCCCACATCTTTAGATGCACGGGATGCCATTGATGCTTTATTGGCCGGTAAAGAAATCGCGGTACCGGTTACCAAAACCTTTGGCTGCTCGGTAAAATGGGCCGAAAAGCGCGACTGGATAAAAAAGGCCACGATAACCTGGGCTAATGAACCGGTAAAGCTGGACACCATCAATATAAATGGTATAAAGCATTTACTGGAAAGCAAAACAGGTAAACTGCGCCTCATCAATATTTGGGCGACATGGTGCAGCCCCTGCGTTGCCGAATTTTCTGACCTGGTAACTATCAATCACATGTACCGCGACCGGGGTCTGGAGTTTGTAAGCATCACAACTGATGATCTTTCTGCAAGGGATAAGGCTTATAAGTTTTTACAGCGCAAACAGGCGTCGGGCAAAAACTATATCTACACTGGCGATAATAAGTATAAAATGATAGAGGCCATCGACCCTAAATGGTCGGGCGCTTTGCCTTATACCATGTTGGTTAACCCCAATGGTAAAGTTGTATATCAGCACCAGGGCATGATCGACGCGGAAAAACTAAAGAAGACTATCTTCAACGATCCACTCATCGGGCGAATCTATAAATAG
- a CDS encoding amidohydrolase family protein, producing the protein MKINRFFLVALLSGIWFIGRGQNYTPQVAAYIKFNEAIIAITNVKLIDGTGNPAKSNQTIIIRNGKIEQVGDAAKIKLPDNIKTIDGTGKTLIPGLVMLHEHMYYTMPAGNMFNIAQMPYSFPRLYLAGGATTIRTAGSIEPQTDLNIKRMIADGKMLGPDMDVTAPYIEEQGYDIPGLNVIKGPEEAAATVNFWADRGCTSFKMYVHATKADMAAVVREAHKRKLKVTGHIGAVTYREAAEIGIDNLEHGFMASGDFDSLKVENAVDDNHERQSLMKLDVNSPKMKDLMKFMIGKHVALTSTLTVFEPSTSREVFPGGADEALTPEVREMVQKKWQAAQNRDQASAALFAKEQAWEKQYVAMGGLLVAGTDPTGAGRVVSGYSNHREIELLVEGGFTPEQAIKICTLNGAMYLGRQGDIGSIAPGKKADLVLLNGDLSADIKNIRKTDMVFKNGAAFDSQKIFDSVKGHVGMN; encoded by the coding sequence ATGAAAATCAATCGCTTTTTTCTTGTAGCCTTATTATCAGGCATATGGTTTATCGGCCGGGGGCAAAATTACACGCCGCAGGTTGCCGCTTACATTAAGTTTAATGAGGCTATTATAGCCATTACCAATGTAAAATTGATAGATGGCACAGGTAATCCCGCAAAGTCGAACCAAACCATTATTATTCGTAATGGCAAAATAGAGCAGGTGGGCGATGCCGCGAAAATAAAACTCCCGGATAATATCAAAACCATCGACGGTACGGGCAAAACACTTATCCCGGGATTGGTGATGCTGCACGAGCATATGTATTATACTATGCCTGCGGGTAATATGTTCAATATCGCGCAAATGCCTTATTCGTTTCCGCGCTTATACCTGGCCGGCGGGGCTACAACCATCCGCACGGCGGGCAGTATCGAGCCACAAACCGACCTTAACATTAAACGAATGATAGCCGATGGCAAAATGTTAGGCCCGGATATGGATGTTACGGCGCCATATATCGAAGAGCAAGGGTACGATATCCCCGGCCTTAACGTAATTAAAGGCCCGGAAGAAGCCGCGGCTACCGTTAACTTTTGGGCCGACAGGGGATGCACCTCCTTTAAAATGTATGTGCACGCCACCAAGGCCGACATGGCTGCCGTAGTGCGCGAAGCACATAAGCGTAAACTGAAAGTAACCGGGCATATAGGTGCGGTAACCTATCGCGAAGCTGCAGAAATAGGCATTGATAATTTAGAGCACGGTTTTATGGCCAGCGGCGATTTCGATAGCCTGAAGGTAGAAAATGCGGTTGATGATAACCACGAACGCCAATCGCTGATGAAACTGGATGTGAATAGCCCAAAAATGAAGGATCTGATGAAATTCATGATCGGTAAACATGTGGCTTTAACTTCCACCTTAACAGTTTTTGAGCCATCTACCAGCCGCGAGGTATTCCCAGGCGGGGCTGATGAAGCGCTTACGCCTGAAGTAAGGGAAATGGTGCAAAAGAAATGGCAGGCAGCTCAAAATCGCGACCAGGCCAGCGCAGCCCTGTTTGCCAAGGAGCAGGCCTGGGAAAAGCAATACGTAGCCATGGGCGGCTTACTGGTAGCAGGTACCGATCCAACCGGTGCGGGTCGTGTAGTGAGCGGCTATTCTAATCACCGTGAAATAGAATTATTGGTTGAAGGCGGTTTTACGCCTGAACAAGCTATAAAAATATGCACTTTGAATGGTGCGATGTATTTAGGCAGACAAGGTGATATCGGCAGCATCGCACCCGGAAAAAAGGCAGATCTTGTTTTGTTAAATGGCGATCTGTCTGCCGATATCAAAAATATCCGTAAAACCGATATGGTGTTTAAAAACGGTGCAGCTTTCGATTCGCAAAAAATATTCGATTCGGTTAAAGGACATGTGGGGATGAACTAA
- a CDS encoding ABC transporter permease, whose translation MLKNYFTIAWRNVQRNKGYTLMNIAGLAFGLAAFIAALVYVNYETGFDKWDKQLSRTYRVDMKETWGEETTNSAWTPFPLAAQLVANCPEVRAATRISDKGQQLVTVGDKALYIERVMAADSSFLTVMPYKLKYGSMVSALKQPGDAIITGTTSMRLFGTENSVGKTMVLNNGKTYTVAGVCEGKAQSHLDFDICVSFSSLTGTNWSANVYFTYALLRPGTSVDALSKKTKSLIVNSLATYSYGMMSAGNPKVTEPGKQPEQWIKANLGHSVDQVTFEPVADVHLFSKAKIYRDAAGNHPLFNTKAGNSTPVIFFGIAAVLVLVLACINYINLSIARAGKRAKESGIRKVMGAGRRQLIGQFLAEAFVQSFMAMLIGILLAKWIIAILNSAFGMHLSFFDNGSAMANWMFAGQLLLLVLAVTLLSGAYPAFILSSFQAARVLKGEITKSVKGKLLRNGLVILQFSISACFIIGMAVVYLQLHYINSTDPGFTTEQVMVLKPYSGRLIDPGMPDNRIDLLKTQMMQIPGVKSVAMTDFYPGTPSNVTGADASFNNRKGQVTFDFVHFDYFKTLNIKFVSGRDFSPVYASDTVNSAIINQTTARYMGYRDPIGQQVELIGVKYNIIGVVKDNHVAGYNSLIVPEVYGIAVQKHMFGGYKSILVKVNGREASATTRAVEKYWKSIEPGYPLRYTWLDQDFAKLLDKYERFGKITILLSAVSIVIALMGIFALSAFAAAQRTKEIGIRKVFGASAAGITAMLSMDFLKLIILALVVAFPVSYLASRKWLQEFAYQVQLSWLVFAAAGVVILVIALITVSIQAIKAAVVNPVKSLRTE comes from the coding sequence ATGCTTAAAAACTACTTCACCATTGCCTGGCGCAACGTACAGCGTAATAAAGGCTACACGCTGATGAATATCGCCGGGCTTGCTTTTGGTCTTGCCGCTTTTATAGCAGCATTGGTATATGTGAATTACGAGACCGGTTTTGATAAATGGGATAAGCAATTAAGCCGTACTTACCGGGTTGATATGAAGGAAACCTGGGGCGAAGAGACCACTAATTCGGCATGGACACCTTTTCCTTTAGCCGCCCAGTTAGTAGCCAATTGTCCCGAAGTGCGGGCTGCTACCAGGATATCGGATAAAGGGCAGCAATTGGTTACCGTGGGCGATAAAGCTTTGTATATTGAAAGGGTAATGGCCGCCGATAGCTCCTTCCTGACCGTGATGCCTTATAAACTAAAATACGGCAGTATGGTAAGCGCCCTAAAGCAACCGGGCGATGCCATTATTACCGGCACTACCAGTATGAGGTTATTTGGTACGGAGAATAGTGTGGGTAAAACCATGGTTTTAAATAATGGGAAAACCTATACCGTTGCTGGCGTCTGCGAGGGTAAGGCACAATCGCACCTTGATTTTGATATATGCGTTTCATTTTCATCGCTGACCGGTACAAACTGGTCGGCTAATGTTTACTTTACTTATGCTTTGCTTAGGCCGGGAACTTCGGTAGATGCTTTATCTAAAAAAACCAAAAGTTTGATAGTTAATAGTCTTGCCACTTACTCATATGGTATGATGTCGGCCGGCAATCCTAAAGTAACCGAACCTGGCAAGCAGCCGGAGCAATGGATAAAAGCCAACCTGGGCCACAGTGTAGACCAGGTAACATTTGAGCCTGTGGCCGATGTGCATTTATTCTCGAAGGCTAAAATATATCGTGACGCGGCCGGGAATCACCCATTGTTTAATACCAAAGCAGGGAATAGCACGCCGGTTATATTTTTTGGTATTGCAGCTGTACTGGTATTGGTGCTGGCCTGCATTAATTATATCAACCTTTCTATAGCGCGTGCTGGTAAGCGCGCCAAAGAATCGGGCATCCGCAAAGTGATGGGAGCAGGCCGCCGTCAGCTGATCGGCCAATTCCTGGCCGAGGCTTTTGTACAAAGCTTTATGGCGATGTTGATTGGTATATTGTTAGCCAAGTGGATCATCGCCATTCTTAATTCGGCTTTCGGGATGCATTTAAGCTTCTTCGATAATGGTTCGGCAATGGCGAACTGGATGTTTGCCGGGCAATTATTATTGCTGGTACTGGCGGTTACGCTGTTATCGGGCGCCTATCCCGCATTTATATTGTCATCATTCCAGGCGGCACGGGTTTTAAAGGGCGAGATCACCAAAAGTGTGAAGGGGAAACTCCTGCGCAACGGACTTGTCATATTACAATTCAGTATATCGGCTTGCTTTATTATTGGTATGGCGGTGGTTTACCTGCAATTGCATTATATCAATTCTACCGATCCGGGTTTTACTACCGAGCAGGTGATGGTGCTTAAACCGTATTCGGGTAGGTTGATAGATCCGGGAATGCCGGATAACAGGATCGATCTTTTAAAAACGCAAATGATGCAAATACCGGGTGTTAAATCTGTAGCGATGACCGATTTTTATCCCGGCACGCCATCAAACGTAACCGGAGCCGATGCCAGCTTTAATAACCGCAAAGGGCAGGTTACTTTCGATTTTGTACATTTTGATTATTTTAAAACGCTCAATATCAAGTTTGTTTCCGGTCGCGATTTTTCACCTGTTTATGCTTCAGATACGGTGAATTCGGCCATTATCAACCAAACCACTGCGCGATATATGGGTTACAGGGATCCCATCGGCCAGCAGGTAGAGCTGATAGGCGTTAAGTATAATATCATCGGTGTGGTTAAGGATAATCATGTGGCGGGCTATAACTCGTTGATTGTACCAGAAGTTTACGGGATAGCTGTGCAGAAGCACATGTTTGGCGGGTATAAATCCATCCTTGTAAAAGTGAATGGGCGCGAGGCATCGGCTACAACCCGGGCTGTAGAGAAGTATTGGAAAAGCATTGAACCCGGCTACCCTTTGCGTTATACCTGGCTCGACCAGGATTTTGCTAAGCTATTGGATAAATACGAGCGCTTCGGCAAGATCACCATTCTATTATCGGCAGTATCTATTGTTATTGCCCTGATGGGGATATTTGCACTCAGCGCGTTCGCAGCAGCACAACGAACCAAGGAGATTGGTATCCGCAAGGTATTCGGCGCATCAGCTGCGGGCATCACTGCTATGTTATCCATGGATTTCCTGAAGCTGATCATTCTCGCCCTGGTTGTCGCGTTCCCGGTATCGTACCTGGCATCACGCAAATGGCTGCAGGAGTTTGCCTACCAGGTACAGCTCAGTTGGCTGGTATTTGCTGCGGCCGGCGTTGTGATATTGGTTATAGCCTTAATTACCGTTAGTATACAAGCCATAAAAGCAGCAGTGGTAAACCCGGTAAAAAGCCTGCGAACGGAATAA